A window of Stutzerimonas stutzeri genomic DNA:
CGACCGAGAATCACGTTGCGATGCGGGAAGCGGCCAAAGCGCGAGATCACCTCGCGATGGCGTTCGGCATAGTCGAGGAAGTCGATGAACAGAGGCTGTTCCTGCTCATCGGCGATATCACGCAGCGCACTGAAGTGCGCGACGGCCAGGTCCTGCACCGCCAGGTTTTCCGCGTGCTCCAGCACCAGGTAGATGAACACCCGCTGAATCGGCGCCAGCAGCATGTCGCCGCCGTGCGCCAGGCCGTCGCGAGCCAGCTGTTGCGCGCGCTCGTCGCCGGCATATGCTCGTGGCGTATGCCGATGGATCATGCGTGGTAGCTGATCGAGCAACAGTATCAGCGCCAGCCAACCCTCGGGCAGCTCCGCCCAGTCCTGAAGCTCACCGTTGAGCGCCTGTTCGACCAGCTCGCCGAAGCGTTCGCGCGCCTCATCGTCCTGCTCTGCACGGTAACCGAACCAGAGTCGCTGCTTTTCGGCAGCGATCTCGGTCGCACTGGCGCCCTGGCCGAACCACCAACCAAGCAACTCCTGCCAGGGCGCTTGCATCGATCAGCCCTGGTGGTAACCGGTGACGCGTTCGACTTCTTCCTTCGAGCCAAGGAACACCGGCACTCGCTGGTGCAGCGACTCGGGCTGGATCTCCAGGATGCGCTGCGTGCCGTTGGTAGCGGCGCCGCCGGCCTGCTCGACGATCATCGCCATCGGATTGGCTTCGTACATCAGGCGCAGCTTGCCGGCCATCGAAGGATCACGGTTGTCGCGCGGGTACATGAACATTCCGCCACGGGTCAGGATGCGGTGCACATCGGCAACCATGGAGGCGATCCAGCGCATGTTGTAGTTCTTGCCCAGCGGGCCGTCCTTGCCGGCCAGCAGCTCGCCGACATAGCGCTGCACCGGATCTTCCCAGTGGCGCTGGTTGGACATGTTGATGGCGAATTCGGCAGTGGTCTGCGGAACGCTGAGGTTCTCGTGGGTGAGCACGAAGCTGCCCAGCTCGCGGTCCAGGGTGAAGCCCATCACGCCATGACCGAGGGTCAGAATCAGCATGGTCTGCGGGCCGTAGATGGCGTAACCGGCAGCGACCTGCTTGGAGCCTGGCTGCAGGAAGGCTTCCTCGCCGAGCGCGTCGTTCTGGCTGAAACTTGCGTCCGGGCAGCGCAGCACCGAGAAGATGGTGCCGACCGAGACGTTGACGTCGATGTTGCTGGAGCCGTCCAGTGGGTCGAAAACCAGCAGGTAGGCACCCTTCGGGTATTTGCCGGGAATCTGGTAGGCGTTGTCCATTTCCTCGGAGGCCATGCCGGCCAGGTGGCCGCCCCACTCGTTGGCCTCCAGCAGAATTTCGTTGGACAGCACGTCGAGCTTCTTCTGCACTTCGCCCTGGATGTTCTCGCTGTCGGCACTGCCGAGTACGCCGCCGAGGGCGCCCTTGGAGACCGCATGGCTGATTTCCTTGCACGCTCGTGCCACGACCTCGATGAGAAAACGCAGATCAGCCGGGGTGTTATTGCTGCGAGTCTGCTCGATGAGGTAGCGACTGAGGGTTACGCGTGACATGGAAATGACTCCAGAGGAAGGATAAACCCGCGCAGTTTAGCAGGCCGTAGGAAAACTAACTCCCCTCAGACAGGCCCGCCCCCCGCAGAGTTCAGCGAAGCGACGGCCATATTGCCAGTACCGCGGCAATGCTTGCAGTGTGGCCGCACGCCAGGGGCCTGCCCCCGGCGCGCTTGCTGTCACATCACTTTCCAGATTTCGCGCGCGTATTCGCGAATGGTACGGTCCGAGGAGAACCAGCCAGTACGGGCCGTGTTCAGCACCGAAGAGCGCCACCAGCGGTCGGGGTCGCGCCAGCACTCCTCAACGTCCAGCTGCGCCTGCCAGTACGCCTCGAAATCGGCGCAGACCATGAAGGTGTCGTGCCAGCTGATGCCATCTACCAGCCCGACATACCGGCCCGGATCGCCTGAGCAAAACGCACCACCGCGAATTGCCGAAAGCACTTCAGCGAGTCGTGGCGAGGCGCCGATGATCGCCTCGGCGTTGTATTCATTGGCCTGCTTCTTCGCGTTCACCTGCTGCGCGGTAAGACCGAAGATGAACATATGATCCAGGCCAATCTGCTCACTCATCTCAACGTTGGCGCCATCCAGGGTGCCGATCGTCAGCGCGCCGTTGAGGGCGAACTTCATGTTGCTGGTACCGGAAGCTTCCAACCCTGCGGTGGAAATCTGCTCGGATAGATCGGCCGCCGGAATGATGTCCTCGGCCAGGCTGACGTTGTAGTTGGGAAGGAACACCACCTTGAGCAAGCCGCGCACGGTGGGGTCGGCATTGATGGTATTGGCGATGTCATTGGTCAGTTTGATGATCAGCTTGGCCTGGTGATAGCTCGCCGCTGCCTTACCGGCGAAGATCTTCACCCGCGGTACCCAGTTGCCGCCCGGGTCGGAGCGAATAGCCTGATACAACGCAACGGTGTGCAGCAGATTGAGCAGCTGGCGCTTGTACTCGTGGATGCGTTTGACGTGCACATCGAACAGCGCCGTCGGGTCGACGCTGATGCCCAGCCGATCCTGGATCACGTTGGCCAGGTGGCGCTTGCTGGCCAGCCGCTGCTCGGTGAAGCGCTGGCGGAACTGCGCCTGATCGGCATAGGGTTCCAGCTCGCGCAAGCGGGTTTCCGGCTCGTCGAGCACCTCTTCGCCGAGATGCTCTACCAGTAGCTGGGTGAGCTGCGGGTTGGCCTGATAGAGCCAGCGGCGGAAGGTGATGCCATTGGTCTTGCTGTTGATCCGCTGCGGATACAGACCGTGCAGATCGGTGAACACCGTTTTACGCATCAGCTGGGTGTGCAACCCGGAAACACCATTGGTGCTGTGCGAACCGAGGAACGCCAGGTTGCCCATGCGCACCCGTCTGCCGTGGCCCTCCTCGATCAGCGATACCGAGCGCAGCAGCTCGGCATCGTAAATGCCGCGTTCGCGCAGGCAGTCGAGGTGATGGGCATTGATCAGGTAGATGATTTGCATGTGGCGCGGCAGCAAACGCTCCATCAGCCCCACCGGCCAGGTTTCCAGCGCCTCGGGCAACAGCGTGTGGTTGGTGTACGACAGCGTCGCCGTGGTCAGCCGCCAGGCGTGCTGCCATTCGTAGCTGTGCACGTCGACCAGCAACCGCATCAACTCGGCCACCGCAATGGCCGGATGGGTGTCGTTGAGCTGGATCGCCGTGTAATCAGGCAGGCTGTCCAGCGAACCGCGCTGCTTGATATGGCGCCGCAGCAGGTCCTGCAAAGAGGCAGCAACAAAGAAGTATTCCTGCCGCAGGCGCAGCTCCTGGCCGGCCTCGGTACTGTCGGCCGGATAAAGCACGCGTGAAATGCTCTCGGCGCGCGCTTCTTCCGCCGCAGCACCGATGTGGTCGCCAGCATTGAAGCGCGCCAGGTGGAAATCCGCCTCGGGGCGTGCACGCCAAAGACGCAGGGTGTTCACGCCGGCACCACGCCAACCGACGATGGGGGTGTCGTAGGCGATCGCCCGCACGCCTTCGGCCCAGTGCCAGAAATGCTGGGTCTCACCCTTTTCGTTGGTCTCCGCCGTGACGCTGCCACCGAAGCCGATCAGGTACTTGACCTCTGAGCGCTCGAACTCCCAGGGGTTGCCGAAATCCAGCCAGGTTTCGGTCTGCTCGTGCTGCCAGCCGTCGACGATGGCCTGGCGGAACAAGCCGTGATCGTAGCGAATGCCGTAGCCATGCGAGACCACGCCAAGGGTGGCCATGCTCTCCATGAAGCAGGCGGCGAGCCGCCCGAGGCCGCCGTTACCCAGTGCCGCGTCAGGCTCCAGCAGGCGAATGCGATCGATATCCACATCGAGCCCGGCCAGCGCTTCGCGGGCAACATCGAACAAGCCCAGGTTGCTCAGGCTGTCGACCAGAAGTCGGCCGATGAGAAATTCCAGCGAGAGGTAGTAGACCCGCTTCTGTCCGCCGGTATAGGCCTCGCGCGTGCAATCCATCCAGCGGTCGATGGTGCTATCACGGGTGGCCAGGGCTACCGCATGGAACCAGTCGTAATCGGAGGCGTTTTCCGGGTCCTTGCCCACCGAATAGGTGAGCTTGCGCAACACCCGCTCACGGAAAGCGGCAACTTCTTCGGCGGTGGCAATGGCTGTTTCCTGCGTCATGGACAGACCTCGATTAGCGAAGACACACAAGAGAGGACTCGCGGCAGCCGCGCCCGTTCATCTCTGTTCAACGTTCCTGAAAAGGTTTGCAGGTTTCCTTTACATCTGCGCTACCGCCCGTCCGGTCGCTGCCGCGCAAGGCACTGGCATTCCGCGAGCGACTCGCTATGATCCGCCCGCCCGAACGCACTGAAGACTGCTCGTGAAGACAAGACTGATTGCCTCCGCCGACCCGGAACGCCTGGAAACCTGGGCGCGCTACAGCGCCGGCCTGTGCCGCGACTGCCACGCGACGTGCTGCACCCTGCCAGTGGAGGTGCGCATCGACGACCTGATCCGCCTGGAAGTGGTCGACGCCTTCGAGCGCGACGAGCCGGCGAAGAACGTCGCCAAGCGCCTGAGCAAGGCGGGCATCGTCGAGCACTTCAATCACAAGCACGGGATCTTCACGCTGACGCGGCTGACCAATGGCGACTGCCTTTATCTGGACCGCAAGACCAGGCTCTGCACGGTCTATGCCAAGCGTCCGGATACCTGCCGCAACCACCCGCACATCGGGCCGCGCCCTGGATATTGCGCTTATCGCAGCAAGGCCGCCGGCTGAAGCGACGCACCATCCGACATCGCCGCGAGACGCGCCAGCACCGATGCGGAACAGCGCCAGCAAGCGCGCAACAAGCCTGATCTTCGTGCCGTGACAGATACTGTGAACGGACTGGCCAAACCGTGACTCAAGAGTCATGCTTGGCGTCTGTTTGTATCTTCGCAACGTTTAGGAACCTACCCGGCATGAGCCGCGATAGCCGCTACCTGGAAGCCATCCTCCACCACGACATCCCGCTGACCCGCTCGCTAGGGCTGCGCGTTGAGCAGTGGGAAAACCACGAGTTGCGCCTGCAGGTACCCCTGCAGCCGAACATCAATCACAAGAGCAGCATGTTCGGCGGCAGTCTGTATTGCGCGTCAGTGCTGGCAGGCTGGGGCTGGTTGCACCTGCGGCTGCGCGAGGCGGGCATTGAAGACGGCCATATCGTTATTCACGAGGGGCAGATCGAATATCCGCTGCCGGTGGTAGACGATGCGATGGCCATCTGCTCGGCGCCGAGTGCCGAGGCCTGGGAGCGCTTCGAATCCATCTATCGCCGCCGCGGACGCTCACGTCTGGAGCTGAAGAGCCGCATCCTGGCAGCCGACGGTCGTGATGCGGTGCGCTTCACCGGCCAATTCGTACTGCACAAATAGACAAGACACACCGCCGCAGCTGCGGCGAATCGTTCTGGGCGGAAGGCCCGATGCGGGGCAGCCCCGCCGGGCTCATCCGCGACTGGCCAGCTCAATCAACCATTCGCGCCACTCGACGCCTTTGGGCAGCGCCAGGAATGATGGATTCAAGTACGTCTCGCGCGCCTCGTAGCGCAGCGCAGCACCGCTGATGTCCAGCACCTCACCACCGGCTCCCTCCAGAACACCTTGCGCCGCCGCGGTATCCCACTGCGAAGTCGGTGCCAGGCGGGGATAGCAATCCGCAGCGCCTTCGGCCAGCAGACACAGCTTCAGCGAGCTGCCCACGTTGACCAATGCAAGATCGCCGAATCGCTCGCCCAGACGGCTCAGCAACTGTTCCTGTGCCGAGCTGCTGTGGCGCCGGCTGGCGACCACGGTGAAGGTGTCATCGGGGTGCTGGCGCACACGCAAAGGCTGCGCGGTACCCGACGCCTCGCTGCGCCAGGCGCCGAAGTCCTCACCACCGTAGTAGCAGCGCCCGGATGCCGGGATGCCGACCACGCCGAAAAGCACCTTGCCCTCTTCGATCAGCGCGACGTTGACGGTGAACTCCTCGCTACCAGCGATGAACTCCTTGGTGCCATCCAGCGGATCGACCAGCCACCAGCGGGTCCAGCTGGCCCGCTCGGCAAGTGATAAATCGCAATCCTCTTCCGAGAGCACCGGAATGCTGGCATCTAACGCTTTAAGCCCGTCCAGCAATACGTGGTGGGCCGCCATGTCGGCAACCGTCACCGGCGATTCATCGGTCTTGGTCTGCACCACCAGCTCGCTGCGCCAGTGCGGCAGGATCGCCGTACCGGCTTGACGCACCAGATCGATCACCGCGGGAAGGTAGGGATGACTCATCGGCCGAACTCTCCACGCTGAGTCAACAGATCCTTGGCCAGATAAAGCGCGGCCAGCGCGCGACCCTCGCTGAATTGCGGGTGCTGAATCAGGCTCGACAGCTCATGCAGGCTCACCTGCTCCACGCGCATCGGCTCGGGCTCGTCGCCAGGCAGCTGCTCGGGATACAGATCTCGGGCCAGCACGACCTGGATCTTCTGGCTCATGTAGCCCGGCGACAATGACAGTTCGGTAAGCAGCTCCAGACGGCGCGCGCCGAAGCCAGCCTCCTCCTTGAGTTCGCGATTGGCGGCCTCGAGCACGTCCTCGCCAGGCTCGATCAGCCCCTTGGGCAGGGACAGCTCGTAACTGTCGGTGCCACCGCAATACTCTTCGACCAACAACGCGTTCTCCGCGTCGGCAAGCGCTACGATCATCACTGCGCCATAGCCGCTGCCCTTGCCGACCAGGCGTTCGTAGGTGCGCTCGACCCCATTGGAAAAGCGCAGCTGCAGCTCCTCGACACGGAACAGCCGGCTGCTGGCGACGATCTCACGGGCTAGCACAGTGGGTTTCTGGCGCATGGGAAACTCCTGGAAACGCGAGCGGCTATCATAACCCGGCTTATTGCGCTGGCCGCGAGTGCTTTGCGACCAGCTGACTGCAGCCTCCTCCTCATCTACCGTCGACCCGAGCCCGCCAATGACTGCCAACCTGCCCTGGACCGACATCGATACCGTCCTGCTCGACATGGACGGCACGCTGCTGGACCTACACTTCGACAACCACTTCTGGCTCGAGCTGCTACCGCAACGCTACGCCGAATTGCACGGCATCAGCCGCGCCATGGCCGAACTGGAACTCGCGCCGCTGTTCAACGAACACGTCGGCAAGCTGACCTGGTATTGCCTGGATTACTGGACCCGCGAGCTGAACCTGCCGATTCGCGAGATGAAGCGAGAGATCGCCGAACTGATCGCGCTGCGTCCCTCTGCCGACGAGTTCCTTGCGGCGTTGCGCCAAGCCGGCAAACGTGTGGTGCTGATTACCAATGCTCACCGCGACTCGCTGTCGCTCAAGCTCGAAAAGATCGAGCTGGCCCCCTGGTTCGATCGACTGATCAGCTCCCACGACTATGGTTACCCCAAGGAAGAACCGCAATTCTGGTACGCACTGCGTCAGGAACTGCAATTCGACCCGGCAAAGGCGCTGTTCATCGACGACAGCCTGCCGATCCTTCGCAGCGCGCGGGCCTTCGGCATTGCCCATTTGCTCGCCGTGCGTGAGCCCGATAGCCGACGCGCTCCGAAGGACACCGAGGAATTCGCCGCGGTCGGCGACTACCTCGACCTGATCAGTGACCTGCGCGGCAATCAAGCATGACGGTTGGCGCTGCCGTCCGGCATCCGGAAGCTTTACACTACGCAACAGTTGCCGTCGGCAGGAGCCGGCTCAGGACGAGCCCAGGCAGGCAACATCGAAACAGCGAAGCGGAGCGCAGTACCTGCCCTAACGCTCGTAGTTCAGCCACGGATGATCGATAGGAAGCAACATGGCAGCAGTAGGCGCCGAACTTTGGCCCCACAGTCACAGCGAGATGAGCGAGCGTATCCGCCGGTACGACTGGGGAGCGACTGCGCTAGACGCACCCGACACCTGGCCGGCTGCGCTGCGTCTGCTGCTGGACACCATTCTTGAAGCCCCTCTGCCGATGTGCATTCTCTGGGGTGATCAGGCCCTGCAGCTTTACAACGACGCACATGCCGCACTGATCGGTGATCGCCACCCGGGCGAACTCGGCCAGCCTGCCTGCCACCGCTGGGGGGCAACGTGGGAGTTGCTCGACCCGGCCTGCGACACTGCCCGCCGTGGCGAGCCGCGGGTGTTGCGTAATCAGCAGCTGGCCATCGAGCGCCAGGGCGAACTGGTGGAAGCCTGGTTCGACCTGGCGTTGAGTCCGATCCGCGACGAGCCGCACCACATTGGTGGCCTGCTGCTGTGCCTCAGCGAAACCAGCGAGCGCGTGCGCACCGAGACCCGCTTGTCGCAAACCGCCCTGCATTACAAGCTCAGCGCCGAAGTCCATCGGGCCAGCGAACAACGCCTGCAGCTGGCACTCGAGGCCAGCGACCTGGTCGGGTTCTGGGACTGGGCCATCCAGGCCAACGAGATCCCGGCCGGCGTAGAGCTTTCGCGTATTCTTCCGGTCGAGCAATCCGGCCCGAATGGACTGAGCTGCGAAGCCTTCTTCGACCACGTTCACGCCGATGATGCCCCGCGCCTGCGCGCCGCACTGCAACGCTGCATCGCCGAACGCGGTACCCTCGACGAACGCTACAGGCTGCGCAGCGACGATGGTGACACGCGCTGGGCGCTGGCCCGCGGCCGCTGTCACTGCGACGAGCAGGGCCGACCACTGCGCTTCCCTGGCGCGGTGATGAACATTACCGGTCAGCAGGCCAGTGAGGACGCGCTGCGTCAGAGCGAGGCCGAGCTCAAAACGGTCACCGATGCGCTGCCGGTGCTGATCGGCTACATCGACGCCGAGGAGCGCTTCCGCTTCAACAATCGCTATTACACCGAATGGTTCGGTCACTCGACCGACTGGCTGCTGGGCAAAACCGCGCACGAGGTACTCGGCGAACGAGGCTATGCCGAACGGCAGGCGAGTATCCGGGCCGCTCTTGCGGGCCAGGAAGTGACATTCGAGGCCTACAGCCCGCACCGCGACGGCGAACCCCGGCGGATGCTGGTGCATTATCTGCCCCGTCGCGACTGCAACGGCGCCGTACTCGGCTTTTTCGTCATGGCGTTAGACGTTACCGAACGCTGGCGCGCTGAGCAGGCCCTGCGTGAGCTCAACGAAACACTGGAGAGCCGCATCCAGGAACGCACGCAGGCGCTGGCAGAAGTCTACGAGCGCCTGCTCAAGGAAATGGCCAGCCGCGAGCAGGCTCAGGAAGCATTGCGTCAGGCGCAGAAGATGGAGGCGGTGGGCCAGCTGACCGGCGGCATCGCCCACGACTTCAACAACATGCTGACTGGCATCATCGGCGGCCTGGACCTGATCCAGCGTTACATCCAGTCCGGCCGTCATGGCGAGACCCAGCGCTTCATTGACGCCGCCGTGACCTCGGCCAACCGTGCCGCAGCGTTGACACACCGTCTGCTCGCCTTCGCCCGACGTCAGCCGCTGAACCTCAAGCGTGTCGAACTGAACCACCTGATCGAGTCGATGCATGACCTGCTCAGCCGCACCCTCGGCAACCATATTCAGATCGGCAATCGGCTACAGAGCGATCTCTGGCCCGTTTCGAGCGATGAGAACCAGTTGGAGAGCGCCCTGCTCAACCTGGTCATCAATGCCCGCGATGCCATGGCCGACGGCGGCACCCTGCTGCTCGAAACCCGCAATATCGAGCTCTACAGACAGGGCGAAGTTGGCGATCTGGCTGCTGGGCGCTACGTCATCCTGTGCCTGACCGACAGTGGCTGCGGCATGAGCGCCAAGGTCCTGGCCAGCGTATTCGAGCCGTTCTTCACGACCAAACCGATCGGCCAAGGAACCGGTCTCGGCCTTTCCATGGTGTACGGCTTTACCCGCCAGGCCGGTGGCCATATACAGATCGTCAGCGAACCCGGCAGTGGCACGCAGGTGAGCCTGTACCTGCCGGTATTCGTGGACCAGGGAGTCGTAGCTGCACCAACCAGCGAAGTCGATGGGCCGTTACGGGCCCAGCAGGGCGAGACCGTGCTGGTGGTCGAAGATGATCCAGCGGTGCGCCTGCTGGTGATCGACGTACTGGAAATGCTTGGCTACCAGGCGCTCGAGGCGGCGGACGGCAACGCAGCGATCCGCCTGCTCGAAAGCACCGACGCCATCGACATGCTGGTCACCGATGTCGGGCTGCCGGGCATGAACGGTCGACAGCTAGCCGACGTTGCGCGCCAGCATCATCCCCGCCTGCCAGTGCTGTTCATGACCGGCTACGCCAAACAGGCCGCCAGCTCGGACTTCCTCGAACCGGGCATGGACATGATCAGCAAACCATTCAACCTGGATGCGCTCGCCAAGCGCGTCCGCGATATGCTGGCCGAGACCGACAAACGGTGAATCGTCCGCGGCCGGAAAGGGTCATAGCTCTATCCGCCGGCCGCGCACAACCGCATGTCGATTGCGCCAACGCCTGCCATTCAGGGCACCGGCATCGTTAGGTTTTTCCAGGATCGAATTCGCCGATGAACGCCCCGTCTCGCCTGACCGCTGGCTTCGCCGGTGCCGCTCAGCCACCCTCCGGCGCCAGCCAGCGCTACTGCTACCAGCCCATCGATGAAGCCGAACAGTGCACGGTCGACCTAGCCGAGGAGTGCGCCCTGGCAATCGCCTACAACGGAATGAGTCAGGCGGTGATGATGATCTCCCCGGCCAACCTGGAAGATTTCGTCGTCGGCTTCAGCCTGGCCAACGGCTTCGTCGACAGCCTGAACGACATCTACGACATCCGCCTGCATGGCCGCGGCAATGCGCGACGCGCCGAACTCGAAATATCCAGCCGCACGTTCTGGCGCCTCAAACAGCAGCGTCGCCAGCTGCCCGGCAACAGCAGCTGCGGGCTCTGCGGTGTCGAGGCGCTGGAGCAGGCACTGCCGGAAATGCCAGTGATGCCGACCTCGCCGTTGCCGCCGTCGCACTGGCTGCTGGGCCTACGCGAACGCATCGGTGAATTTCAGCCGCTGGGGCGAGATTGCGGTGCGGTGCACGCTGCGCTGTTCATGGATAGCAGCGGCCAGATCCGCCTGGGC
This region includes:
- a CDS encoding DUF924 family protein, which encodes MQAPWQELLGWWFGQGASATEIAAEKQRLWFGYRAEQDDEARERFGELVEQALNGELQDWAELPEGWLALILLLDQLPRMIHRHTPRAYAGDERAQQLARDGLAHGGDMLLAPIQRVFIYLVLEHAENLAVQDLAVAHFSALRDIADEQEQPLFIDFLDYAERHREVISRFGRFPHRNVILGRESSDTEQLFLEQPGSSF
- a CDS encoding class 1 fructose-bisphosphatase; translated protein: MSRVTLSRYLIEQTRSNNTPADLRFLIEVVARACKEISHAVSKGALGGVLGSADSENIQGEVQKKLDVLSNEILLEANEWGGHLAGMASEEMDNAYQIPGKYPKGAYLLVFDPLDGSSNIDVNVSVGTIFSVLRCPDASFSQNDALGEEAFLQPGSKQVAAGYAIYGPQTMLILTLGHGVMGFTLDRELGSFVLTHENLSVPQTTAEFAINMSNQRHWEDPVQRYVGELLAGKDGPLGKNYNMRWIASMVADVHRILTRGGMFMYPRDNRDPSMAGKLRLMYEANPMAMIVEQAGGAATNGTQRILEIQPESLHQRVPVFLGSKEEVERVTGYHQG
- a CDS encoding glycogen/starch/alpha-glucan phosphorylase encodes the protein MTQETAIATAEEVAAFRERVLRKLTYSVGKDPENASDYDWFHAVALATRDSTIDRWMDCTREAYTGGQKRVYYLSLEFLIGRLLVDSLSNLGLFDVAREALAGLDVDIDRIRLLEPDAALGNGGLGRLAACFMESMATLGVVSHGYGIRYDHGLFRQAIVDGWQHEQTETWLDFGNPWEFERSEVKYLIGFGGSVTAETNEKGETQHFWHWAEGVRAIAYDTPIVGWRGAGVNTLRLWRARPEADFHLARFNAGDHIGAAAEEARAESISRVLYPADSTEAGQELRLRQEYFFVAASLQDLLRRHIKQRGSLDSLPDYTAIQLNDTHPAIAVAELMRLLVDVHSYEWQHAWRLTTATLSYTNHTLLPEALETWPVGLMERLLPRHMQIIYLINAHHLDCLRERGIYDAELLRSVSLIEEGHGRRVRMGNLAFLGSHSTNGVSGLHTQLMRKTVFTDLHGLYPQRINSKTNGITFRRWLYQANPQLTQLLVEHLGEEVLDEPETRLRELEPYADQAQFRQRFTEQRLASKRHLANVIQDRLGISVDPTALFDVHVKRIHEYKRQLLNLLHTVALYQAIRSDPGGNWVPRVKIFAGKAAASYHQAKLIIKLTNDIANTINADPTVRGLLKVVFLPNYNVSLAEDIIPAADLSEQISTAGLEASGTSNMKFALNGALTIGTLDGANVEMSEQIGLDHMFIFGLTAQQVNAKKQANEYNAEAIIGASPRLAEVLSAIRGGAFCSGDPGRYVGLVDGISWHDTFMVCADFEAYWQAQLDVEECWRDPDRWWRSSVLNTARTGWFSSDRTIREYAREIWKVM
- a CDS encoding YkgJ family cysteine cluster protein; its protein translation is MKTRLIASADPERLETWARYSAGLCRDCHATCCTLPVEVRIDDLIRLEVVDAFERDEPAKNVAKRLSKAGIVEHFNHKHGIFTLTRLTNGDCLYLDRKTRLCTVYAKRPDTCRNHPHIGPRPGYCAYRSKAAG
- a CDS encoding thioesterase domain-containing protein, coding for MSRDSRYLEAILHHDIPLTRSLGLRVEQWENHELRLQVPLQPNINHKSSMFGGSLYCASVLAGWGWLHLRLREAGIEDGHIVIHEGQIEYPLPVVDDAMAICSAPSAEAWERFESIYRRRGRSRLELKSRILAADGRDAVRFTGQFVLHK
- the cysQ gene encoding 3'(2'),5'-bisphosphate nucleotidase CysQ translates to MSHPYLPAVIDLVRQAGTAILPHWRSELVVQTKTDESPVTVADMAAHHVLLDGLKALDASIPVLSEEDCDLSLAERASWTRWWLVDPLDGTKEFIAGSEEFTVNVALIEEGKVLFGVVGIPASGRCYYGGEDFGAWRSEASGTAQPLRVRQHPDDTFTVVASRRHSSSAQEQLLSRLGERFGDLALVNVGSSLKLCLLAEGAADCYPRLAPTSQWDTAAAQGVLEGAGGEVLDISGAALRYEARETYLNPSFLALPKGVEWREWLIELASRG
- the nudE gene encoding ADP compounds hydrolase NudE, translated to MRQKPTVLAREIVASSRLFRVEELQLRFSNGVERTYERLVGKGSGYGAVMIVALADAENALLVEEYCGGTDSYELSLPKGLIEPGEDVLEAANRELKEEAGFGARRLELLTELSLSPGYMSQKIQVVLARDLYPEQLPGDEPEPMRVEQVSLHELSSLIQHPQFSEGRALAALYLAKDLLTQRGEFGR
- the yrfG gene encoding GMP/IMP nucleotidase, with protein sequence MTANLPWTDIDTVLLDMDGTLLDLHFDNHFWLELLPQRYAELHGISRAMAELELAPLFNEHVGKLTWYCLDYWTRELNLPIREMKREIAELIALRPSADEFLAALRQAGKRVVLITNAHRDSLSLKLEKIELAPWFDRLISSHDYGYPKEEPQFWYALRQELQFDPAKALFIDDSLPILRSARAFGIAHLLAVREPDSRRAPKDTEEFAAVGDYLDLISDLRGNQA
- a CDS encoding PAS domain-containing protein codes for the protein MAAVGAELWPHSHSEMSERIRRYDWGATALDAPDTWPAALRLLLDTILEAPLPMCILWGDQALQLYNDAHAALIGDRHPGELGQPACHRWGATWELLDPACDTARRGEPRVLRNQQLAIERQGELVEAWFDLALSPIRDEPHHIGGLLLCLSETSERVRTETRLSQTALHYKLSAEVHRASEQRLQLALEASDLVGFWDWAIQANEIPAGVELSRILPVEQSGPNGLSCEAFFDHVHADDAPRLRAALQRCIAERGTLDERYRLRSDDGDTRWALARGRCHCDEQGRPLRFPGAVMNITGQQASEDALRQSEAELKTVTDALPVLIGYIDAEERFRFNNRYYTEWFGHSTDWLLGKTAHEVLGERGYAERQASIRAALAGQEVTFEAYSPHRDGEPRRMLVHYLPRRDCNGAVLGFFVMALDVTERWRAEQALRELNETLESRIQERTQALAEVYERLLKEMASREQAQEALRQAQKMEAVGQLTGGIAHDFNNMLTGIIGGLDLIQRYIQSGRHGETQRFIDAAVTSANRAAALTHRLLAFARRQPLNLKRVELNHLIESMHDLLSRTLGNHIQIGNRLQSDLWPVSSDENQLESALLNLVINARDAMADGGTLLLETRNIELYRQGEVGDLAAGRYVILCLTDSGCGMSAKVLASVFEPFFTTKPIGQGTGLGLSMVYGFTRQAGGHIQIVSEPGSGTQVSLYLPVFVDQGVVAAPTSEVDGPLRAQQGETVLVVEDDPAVRLLVIDVLEMLGYQALEAADGNAAIRLLESTDAIDMLVTDVGLPGMNGRQLADVARQHHPRLPVLFMTGYAKQAASSDFLEPGMDMISKPFNLDALAKRVRDMLAETDKR
- the fdhD gene encoding formate dehydrogenase accessory sulfurtransferase FdhD → MNAPSRLTAGFAGAAQPPSGASQRYCYQPIDEAEQCTVDLAEECALAIAYNGMSQAVMMISPANLEDFVVGFSLANGFVDSLNDIYDIRLHGRGNARRAELEISSRTFWRLKQQRRQLPGNSSCGLCGVEALEQALPEMPVMPTSPLPPSHWLLGLRERIGEFQPLGRDCGAVHAALFMDSSGQIRLGREDIGRHNALDKLIGAMARSGCVADGGLAIVTSRCSLELVHKIQRAGIPTLVSLSAPTGLAAQWAQRHNLNLIHLPHHSQPRVYSPAALAPSELQD